The nucleotide sequence AATCCCATTTCATAGAATTCGTTTGATTTTTTTCCATATATTTTGATAATATACTTGTTGTATTACTTGGAATAACAATATCTGACTTCACTCCCTTTAATTGAGTAGACCCCCCATTTACACGATAGAATTTATTAGTAGTAAATTTTAATGCACCTAGCTTATCATTATAAAATAAAAATCTATTTAATGGATAAACAGCTTGTATGGTTCCCTTCCCATATGTTTGAGGGCTTCCCACAACAATCCCTCTTTTATAATCTGCTATAGCCGCAGCAAGAATTTCAGAAGCAGAAGCAGATAGTTCATTTACAAGGACGACAAGAGGTCCTGTCCATAAAATTTTTTTTTCATGACTTTTAAGTATCTTTTTTTTTTTATTAGGCTTTCCTATTTGTATAATAGGAACTTTTCCTAAAAAAAAACCTGCAATTTCTATTACAGTAGATAAAGATCCTCCTCCATTATTTCTTATATCAATCAAAATTCCTTTTACATTTTCTTTTTTAAGTCCTTGAATGATTTGTTTCATGTCTTTAGCTGCGTTTCTACCATTTTTATTTTCAGGATTAAAATAAAATTCTGGCAAACAAATCAAACCATATTTATTTTGATTTTTGTCCAAAATTATAACACTTTTTGCAAAAATTTCTTTTTTTTCAATTACATCTCTAATAAGAATCACTTCTTCTATAGATCCATTTTTCTTTTGAATTGTTAATTTCACTTTACTTCCTTTTTTTCCTCTTATCAAACGGATTGAATTTTCTAATAACATACCTACGATGTTTTTTGATTCTGAGTTGACATTTTTTGCTACTCGTATAATTTTATCTCCTATTTCTATTTTTTTATTTTTCCACGCAGGTCCACCAGGAATGATTTTAACAACAGTAGGATATCCTTTTTCATCTTGTAATTCTACACCAATTCCTTGAGTTTGTCCAGATATGTTAAAATCAAAAATTTCTTTCTCCCTAGGCGAAAAATAATTAGTATGAGGATCATATTGAGAAGTTATAGTATTAACATATATAGAAAACCAATCGGATTCTTTTCTTATTTTTAATTTTCTGAAATATTCCTGAATATACTCTTCCACCTTTTTTCTTGATTTTCTTTCATTATTAAAAAATATGTTTTTCCAAATTTTTTTCTGCTTTATGAAAGGAATTTTTTTTTGATTCGTGGAAGTGATGATTTCTAATAAAGTCATATATTTCAAGTACTTTCTCCATTTTTCAATCCATTCTTTTTTATTTTTGGGATAAAAAAGTTTTTCCTCTATGATAGGGTACATTTCTTTTTTATTAAAATTAAAAGATGTTTTTAATATTTGAAAACATATAAATTCTGCTTCTTTTATTCTTTGAAAAAAACGTTTCATAATAATATTAAAAAAGGTAGGATCTCCATAAATCCAAAAATCATCTATTTTTTCTTTATATAAAGAAAGATCTTCTACATCTTTTTGAAAAAAAAAACGTTTATGATTATCTAATTTTTCAAAATATTCATTATATACTTTATGTGAAAAATTATTATCTATAGAAATAGGATTTGGATGTAAAAAATAAAGTGTTTTATATATTGTTTTGAGTATTACACGATGTTTTTCCTGTTCTCCTTCTCCTAATGGAGAACAAAAACTTAATGAAAAAACAAGAAAAAAACCAATTATTATGTATTTAATATCATTCAGTTTTTTGATTTTAGTATTCACAATTGAAAAATTTTAGCAAAATTATAATATATAATATATAAATTAAACATCTTTTTTTATATTATAAAATGAACGAAAAACCAATTATTTTAGTTACAAATGATGATGGAATCATTGCTCCAGGTATTAGAGCGCTCGTTCACTCTATGAATCTTTTAGGAGATGTGTATGTAGTCGCCCCGAATAAACCTCAATCTGGAGTAGGACATGGAATAACAATGAATACAATATTATATTGTGATTCAGTAAAAATAGATAATGGAAATCAAAAAGAATGGGAATGTTCTGGAACTCCGGTTGATTGTGTCAAATTAGCAATTAGTGATCTTCTTCCAAGAAAACCTGATATATGTGTATCAGGGATTAATCATGGATCAAATTCTTCTGTAAATATTGTCTATTCTGGAACTGTATCCGCTGTTATTGAAGCAAGTATAGAGGGAATTCCATCTGTAGGATTTTCTCTTTTAGATTTCGATTGGAACGCTGATTTTGAACCATCTAAAAAATATGTATCTCAAATCGTTGAGAAAATTCTTTGCAACCCTATTCCGGAACAAACAATTACTTTGAATGTCAATATTCCTAAATTAAAAAAAGAAGAAATCAAAGGAATTAAAATATGTAGACAAGCGGAATCTAGGTGGAAAGAGAGTTTTGATAAACGTTCCAATCCTAAAGGAAGGACTTACTATTGGTTAGTAGGAGATTTTGTGGATTTGGATGAAAAAATGGATACAGATGAATGGGCGTTAAAAAATGGATATGTGTCTATTGTTCCTATTCAATTTGATTTTACGAATTACACTATTTTAAATATCTTAAAATCTTGGAATTTTATTGTATTATTTATTTTTTATTTTGTATACACCAATTTATTATCAATTTAAATATCAAAATATATAGTGTCATCCTTTTTAGAGAGATCTTTAACTCCTCAAAAAATACGTGATTTTATTGGACAATATGAAATATTGAATAATCTAAAAATTTTTATTCAGGCTGCTAAAAAAAGAAAAGAAGCTTTAGATCATATTTTATTTCATGGTCCTCCAGGATTGGGAAAAACAACACTTGCTCATATCGTAGCTCATGAATTGTCTGTGAACATTACGGTTACTTCAGGTGCTGTTTTAGATAAGCCTGGAGATTTAGCTGGATTACTGATTCATTTAAAGATAAATGATGTTATTTTTATTGATGAAATCCATCGTCTTTCTCCAACAGTTGAGGAATATTTATATTCAGCTATGGAAAATTATAAAATAGATATTATCATAGATTCTGGATCCAATGCAAAATCAGTACAAATAGATTTATCTCCTTTCACTTTAATAGGAGCCACCACAAGATCAGGTTTACTCACAGCTCCTATGCGTTCTAGATTTGGTATTAATTTTCGTCTTAGTTATTATAAAAAAAAATTATTAAATGATATTGTAAATCGTAGTGCAAGATTATTAAATACCCCAATAACGGAAGAAGCGTCTTATGAAATTGCTAACAGAAGCCGTGGAACTCCACGTATAGCTAATGCTTTATTACGTAGAATTCGTGATTTTGCACAAATAAAAGGAAATGGGACTATAGATATAAACATATGTAATTTAGGATTAGAAGCTCTTCATGTAGATAAACATGGATTAGATGAAATGGACAACAGAATTCTTTCATATATCATAAATCATTTTAAGGGAGGACCTGTCGGAATCAATACTATAGCAACAGCTGTTAGTGAAAATTCAGACACGATAGAAGAAGTTTATGAGCCTTTTCTTATTCAGGAAGGATACTTAATTCGAACACCTAGAGGAAGAAAGGCTACAGAATTAGCTTATCAGCATATAAAACGAAATTCTAAAAAAAAATAGAATTTTTATTATATATTCATTCATAAGAATTAACTTTGTTGAAAGTTGTTAAAAAAATCAATATACATGCCTTCAAATGTTATTGTGGGTCTCCAATGGGGTGACGAGGGAAAAGGAAAAATTACAGACTTACTTTCTAAAAATTCTGATTATGTAATTCGTTACCAAGGGGGGAATAATTCAGGCCATTCTATTCATATTAAAAACCGTCATTTTGTTCTTCATTTAGTTCCTTCTGGAGTTATTTATTCTAATGTGAAATGTATCGTTGGTCCTGGAGTCGTAGTCGATCCCAAATCTTTTATACAAGAAATACAGAATTTAGAATCAATGGGGATCAGTACATCTAAAGTTTTTTTATCAAAAAGAGCACATATCACGATGCCTTATCATAATTTATTAGATCAATATCAAGAAGAAGCATTAGGTGATAAATCTATTGGGACTACACATAAAGGGATTGGTCCTACTTATGTAGATAAAATCGCCCGTACAGGAATTCGTGTTTTAGATCTATTAAATTTAGAAGTTTTTTATAAAAAACTAAAATATAATGTTGATTTTAAAAATCAGATTTTTACAAAAATTTTCCAAAAGAACCCTATTTCTTTTCAATCTATTTATGAAGAATATGTAGAATATGCGAAAATAATTTCTGATCGTATTGTAGATGCTGTTTATGAAATTCATAATGCTTTTCGTAACAAAAAAAAGATTTTATTTGAAGGCGCTCAAGCTATGTTATTGGATATAAATTATGGAACATATCCATATGTTACGACTTCTTCTACCTCTACAGGAGGTGTATGTACAGGAACCGGTATCCCCCCAAACTTTTTAAAAAATTTTATAGGAATAACAAAAGCATATTGTACTCGTGTTGGTTTTGGTCCTTTTCCTACGGAAATAAAAAATAAAATGGGGAATATAATACGTCAGAAAGGGAATGAATATGGAGCAACTACAAAACGTCCCAGACGATGCGGATGGTTAGATTTAATAGCCCTTAAATACTCTTGTATGATTAATGGAATCAATTATTTAGTAATTACAAAACTTGATGTTTTAAGTGAATTACAAACTATTAAAATATGTGTAAAATATAAATATGATGATAATATTATTCAATATTTTCCATCAAATATAGAACAAAATGTTAAAGGGGTTTATTTAGATTTACCTGGATGGAAAGAAGACATATCTCATATTTGTGAGTATGAAGATTTACCGAAAAATTGTATAAAATATATTAGATTTATTGAAGATTATCTGAATTTGGAAATTATATTAATTTCTGTAGGTTCTGAAAGAAATCAGAATATTATTAAAAATAAGCCTTTATTTTTGAAAATTTTTACTTAAAAATTTTGTGGAAAAATATAAAAATCCTTTAGTAGAACGATATAGCAGTAAAGAAATGTTATATAATTTTTCTCCTAAAAAAAAGTTTCTTATTTGGAGAAAGTTATGGTTGTATTTGGCAGAAATTCAAAAAGAATTAGGATTAAATATTAGCGAAGAACAAATATATGATTTAAAGACCCATTTACACAACATTGATTGGAATAGAGTTTCTTTTTATGAAAAAAAATTTCGTCATGATGTTATGGCTCATTTATATGCTTTTGGAGAAAAAGCAACTATAGCTAGGCCTATTATACATTTGGGGGTTACAAGCGCATTTTTAGGAGATAACACGGATATTATTCTAATCCGTGACGGATTGGAAATTTTATTAAAAAAATTGATTAATATTATTTTTCGTCTTAGAAATTTTGCTTTAGAATATCATAATACTCCTACCTTAGCTTTTACTCATTATCAACCTGCACAATTAACTACTGTAGGAAAACGTTCTTCTTTATGGTTACAAAGCTTACTTCTAGATTTAGAAGAATTAGAATTTAGATTGAAAAATATTCATTTTAGAGGAGTTAAAGGAACTGTAGGAACAGCAGATAGTTTCAAAGAATTATTTGATGGAGATTTACAAAAAGTAAAAGATTTAGAAAAAAAGTTATCTAGTAAATTTAGATTTAAAAATGTGTTTTCCATAACAGGACAAACTTACGACAGAAAAGTCGATGCTCAAATACTAAATTTATTATCTAATATATCTCAATCTTCTCATAAATTTAGCAATGATTTACGTTTGTTACAAAATTTAAAAGAAATGGAAGAACCATTTGAAAAAGAGCAAATTGGATCTAGTGCTATGGCTTACAAACGGAATCCAATACGTAGTGAACGTATCGCTTCTTTAGCGAAATATGTTATTTCTTTATCTAATAGTTCTGCTTTAGTTGCAGCAACTCAATGGTTAGAACGTACTTTAGACGATTCTGCAAATAGAAGATTAGTTATAGGACAATCATTTTTATCTGTAGATTCTATTTTGATGATTTGGAATAATATATTAGAAAATATTGTCGTATATCCCAATATTATTGATAAACATATAAGAGAAGAACTTCCTTTTTTAATTACTGAATATCTTATTGTGGAATGTGTTAAAAAGGGAGCAGACAGACAAGATATTCATGAAAGGATAAGAATTCATTCTATGGCTACAAATGATCAAATTAAATTGAAAGGAATGGAAAATGATTTTATAAAACGTATCTTAGATGATCAAAAAATTCCGATTCATGATGAAGAAAAAATAAAAAAAATTATGAATCCTAAGAATTTTACAGGATTTTCTTCAGATCAAACTTTAGAATTCATTGAGACAAAAGTTAACCCTATATTAAATCGTTTTCATCATCTAATTGATTATGATATATCTAATATGGATAAACGAATTTAACATATAGATATGAATTTTAGAATTTATATACAAAAAAGAAGTCCTTTTGATATTGATTCTAGAAAATTATACAATGAATTAAAACATATGAATATTTCATTGTATAATGTAGTAATATATCATATATATGATATATTTAATATAAATGAAAAACTATTTTTAGAAAGTTTATCAAAGGTTTTTGTCGATCCTGTTACAGATATTTTGCATAGAAATATCCATTTAAATACTTCATATATAGAATATTTTACAGAAAAGTATGATGATAGAGCTCATGCAGCTATACAATGTATCAAAGTTATAGATCGTAAATCTACGATGGTTTCTGTAAAAACAGGCCAGTTAATTAAATTGATTGGTATGAAAAAAAAACAAGATTTTTACAAAATTAAAAAATTTTATTCCTGCTCCAGTGCAAAAAATACACAAAACAATAAAAATGAGGAGAAGATTATAAATAATTTTATTAATTTTTCTGTTGAAAAAATAAAAAAAATCCATGATAAGTGGAATCTTTCTATGAATATAAATGATTTATTATTCATACAAAAATATTTTTCTGAAGAAAAACGAAATCCAACCCCATCAGAATTACGTATATTTGACGTTTATTGGTCTGATCATTGTCGTCATACAACATTTTTTACTACATTGAAAAATATATCTTTTTATGGTTCATTAAAAAAAACATATCAAAATATATTTAGAAAATATTTAAAGGATAGATATTTAATAGGAAGATCAAAATATCCTATAAATTTTATGGATTTATCTAGTCTTCCTGCTAAAATTCTTTATGAAAAGGGTAAATTAACGAATTATGTTTCGTCAGATGAACACAATGCGTGTATTATAATGATAAATGTAGATTTTACAGATAAAAATGAAAAAGAAAAATGGTATTTATTGTTTAAAAATGAAACTCATAATCATCCTACTGAAATTGATCCTTTTGGAGGAGCTTCTACTTGTATAGGAGGGGCTATTCGTGATCCTTTATCTGGGAGAGCTTTTGTTTATCAAGGACTTAGATTAAGTGGAGCGGCTAATCCTATGAATTCAAAAACTATTTATGGAAAATTACCACAAAAAAAAATTTGTTTTGAATCCGCATGTGGCTATAGTTCTTATGGAAATCAAGTAGGATTACCAACAACTCATGTTCATGAAATTTATCATGAAGGATATAGAGCTAAAAGAATGGAAATTGGTATGGTTGTTGGGGCCGTCCCTGTTGATTTTGTAAAACAGGATAAACCTAAAAAAGGAGATGTTATTTTGTTAATTGGGGGGGGTACAGGAAAAGAAGGAATTGGAGGAGCGACTGATTCTTCTAAGGAATCTCAAGAACAGGATTATAATTTACAAAATCATAATCATATAAAAGGAAATCCAATAACGGAAAGAAAAATTCAAAGACTTTTTAGAAAAAAAGAAGCTGTTTCTTTAATAAAAAAATGCAATGATTTAGGGGCAGGAGGAGCTGCTGTAGCTATAAGCGAGTTAAGCGATAGTTTAGTTCTTTATTTAGATAAAATTCCAATAAGAGACAAAGATACAAAAAATATAAAAGACATAGAAATTGCACTTTCTGAGTCCCAAGAAAGGATGGCTGTAATATTAGACCCCAAAGACGTAAAAAAATTTATTTTTTTTTCTCGTGAAGAAAATATAATGTCTGTACCTATTGGGGAAATCACTGATAATAAACGCATTATTTTTTATTATAGAAAAAAAGAAATTTTTAATGTAAAAAGTTCTTTTTTGAATACAAAAGGATGTCATAAAGAAAAAGTTGTTCGTGTGAATTCTCCCATTTCAGTTTCTCCTTTTAATAAATCAAAAAAAATTATTTTCAGTAAAAAAACATTTTTAAATACACTTTCTGAATTGAATATAGCTTCTCAAAAAAGTTTAGTAGAAATGTTTGATAGTACTGTAGGCGGTACTACAGTTTTAATGCCTTTTGGAGGAAGATATCAAATGACTCCATCTGAAGGGAGTGTACAAAAAATACCTGTTTTAAGAGGAAACACAAATACAGTCAGTTTGGTATCTTGGGGATTTCATCCTGAAGTTTCTGTTTGGAGTCCATTTCATGGAGGAGCTTATGCTATTGTAGAGTGTATTTCTAAAATTGTTTCTATGGGAGGAAATTATAGAAATACTTATTTTAGTTTTCAAGAATATTATCGAAAATTGGATGATGATCCAGAAAACTGGGGGAAACCTTTTTCCGCTTTGTTAGGCGCTTATCACGCTCAAATGTCATTAGAATTAGCTTCTATAGGCGGGAAAGACTCTATGTCTGGAACATATAAAAATTTGCATGTTCCACCAACATTTATCGCTTTTGGCGTATCTACAGGTTTATGTTCCAATATTATATCTCCTGAATTTAAAAAAGAAGGAAATAAAATTTATTTGTACTATCATAATCCATTGGATAACGAAATGCCTGATTTTAATTCTATCAAAAAAGCCTATGATCAAGTTTATGAGGGAATTTGTTCAGGAAAAATTGTTTCGGTAAAAACAATAAAAGATGGAGGAATTTCTGTTGCTATTGCTAACATGTCTTTTGGAAATCGTTTAGGAGCAGTTATTGATTATAATGATCATTTACTGGAAACAAATATAGGGTCCTTAATTATAGAATCTTCATCTTCCATTTCATGGAATAATTTTATTCCGATAGGAGAAGTCATTTCTTGTAAGCATTTGAACTTTAATGGAATTTATATTGATATAGAGGAATCTATAAAAAGTTGGTTAAAAACTTTTTATCCTATTTTTTCCTATACATCCTATAAAAATGAAAATGAAGGAGAAAAAGAAAACAGGATTCAAAAACAAAAAGTAGAAAACATTAAACAAGAAGGAAAACATAACCCCATGATATGGAAATGCAAATTTAAAAAAAAAGGAAAACCTCATGTGTTTATTCCTATATTTCCTGGAACAAACAGTGAATTAGAATCGATTCGTGCATTTGAAAAAGAAGGGGCGACAGTAAGTACTTTAGTATTTAAAGATCTATATGATAAAGACATTACGGAGTCTATATATCATTTCAAAAAATATATAGAAACTGTACAGATATTTATGCTTTGTGGAGGTTTTAGTGCTGGAGATGAACCAGATGGTTCAGCCAAATTTATTGTATCTATATTACACAACCCATATATACAAGACGCTATTAAACATTTTTTAGATCAAGATGGATTAATTTTAGGAATTTGCAATGGATTTCAAGGTTTGATCAAATCAGGATTATTACCTTATGGTAAAATTTGTTTTAGGAATCATAACTCTCCTACACTAACCTACAATAAAATTGAAAAACATATATCTCAATGTGTTCATATTAAAGTGACTTCTGATCGCTCTCCATGGTTAAATGGAATGAAAAATAAGATATACACTCTTCCCATATCTCATAGTGAAGGAAGATTTTATGCGAATCAAGAGACAATAAATATTTTATTTGAGAGAGGTCAAATTGCTACACAATATGTAGATCTAAAAGGAAAACCTAGTTTAGAAAGATCCTATAATCCGAATGGGTCTGTTGAAGCTGTTGAAGGATTATTAAGTAAAGATGGAAAAATTTATGGAAGAATGACTCATCCAGAACGTTATGATCATGGTTTATTAAAAAATATACCTAATATTCGTGAGCATTCTATTTTTAAAAATGCAGTACAATATTTTTTATAAAAGTTATAATTATGAAAGTTGCTATATTCTTTGGAAGTATTTCTGATAAATCAATTATGAAAATAATTGCGGAAGTTCTTAAAAAATTTAACGTAAGTTATAAATCTTATTTGATTTCTGCACACAGATTGCCGGATATTTTATCAAATGCTATAAAAGAAATAGAATCTGAAGGGACAGATGTAATTATTGCAGGAGCTGGATTGTCAGCTCATTTACCTGGATTTATTTCTTCTAAAACGATTTTACCTGTTATTGGGGTTCCAATTCATTGCAATAATAACAATTATGGATCTTTAGGCGGAATAGATGCGCTTTTCTCTATAGTGCAAATGCCAAAAGATGTTCCAGTTGCTACAGTTGGAATAAATAATTCCTATAATGCTGCTTTATTAGCTATTCACATTTTAGCTATAAAATATAAAAATATAAGAGAATTATTGATAAAATTCAGAATAGATAAAAAGGATAAATTAACAAGTGAAATCAAGCAACATCTATTATCATGATAATTAAAAAAAATCTTTTATCAGAAGGAAAAACAAAAAAAATATATGCAACTAATAATCCACTTGAAATATTAATTCATCATAAAGATAATATAACTGCTTTGAATGGGCTAAAAAAAAATGTCTTGCAGGATAAAGGTGTTTTAAATAATGAAATTACTACATTGATTTTTCAATTTTTAAATTCTTGTGGAGTTAAAACTCATTTTATACGAAAAATCAATAATAGAGAACAATTATGTTATAAAGTAGATATGATTCCTTTGGAATTTGTGGTTCGGAATATCGTTGCAGGAAGTATGTCTAAACGTTTGGGGGTTAAAGAAGGAACTTACTTATATAATCCTATTTTTGAGATATTTTATAAAAATGATAAGTTAAAAGATCCCTTAATTAATGATCATCATGCAGTATTTTTAAAAATTATTTCTTATGAAGAATTAAATACCATTTATGATATGACATCGAAAATTAATTGTTTTATAAAAAAATATTTTTCTGATAAAAATATTATATTGGTAGATTTTAAAATAGAATTTGGTAAAAATCATAAAAAAGAAATTCTCCTTTCAGATGAAATCAGTCCAGATACTTGTCGTTTATGGGATAAAGAAACAATGAAAAAGATGGATAAAGATTCATTTAGAATCGGATTACAAGAAAAAATATTTGATATTTATATGGAGGTATTAAAAAGGTTAAATGTAAGTTAATCCATTAAAATAATGGGACAAAGTTTTTCAAAAAAATGATATCTCAATTATCCCCTTCTATTTTGAAAAATAGTTGTTTGGATAAGTTTCATGATGAATGTGGGGTTTTT is from Blattabacterium cuenoti and encodes:
- a CDS encoding carboxy terminal-processing peptidase, with translation MNTKIKKLNDIKYIIIGFFLVFSLSFCSPLGEGEQEKHRVILKTIYKTLYFLHPNPISIDNNFSHKVYNEYFEKLDNHKRFFFQKDVEDLSLYKEKIDDFWIYGDPTFFNIIMKRFFQRIKEAEFICFQILKTSFNFNKKEMYPIIEEKLFYPKNKKEWIEKWRKYLKYMTLLEIITSTNQKKIPFIKQKKIWKNIFFNNERKSRKKVEEYIQEYFRKLKIRKESDWFSIYVNTITSQYDPHTNYFSPREKEIFDFNISGQTQGIGVELQDEKGYPTVVKIIPGGPAWKNKKIEIGDKIIRVAKNVNSESKNIVGMLLENSIRLIRGKKGSKVKLTIQKKNGSIEEVILIRDVIEKKEIFAKSVIILDKNQNKYGLICLPEFYFNPENKNGRNAAKDMKQIIQGLKKENVKGILIDIRNNGGGSLSTVIEIAGFFLGKVPIIQIGKPNKKKKILKSHEKKILWTGPLVVLVNELSASASEILAAAIADYKRGIVVGSPQTYGKGTIQAVYPLNRFLFYNDKLGALKFTTNKFYRVNGGSTQLKGVKSDIVIPSNTTSILSKYMEKNQTNSMKWDYTDPISSIHFYYNNLYLENIKHKSEKRLKKNKGFIAVYKKIQLLENKLSNEKQFPLNWEEFYYENLKIKRRNENFKKLKNCLYIYGAQSFTPYQKIITIKESKEQKKWIKNIKKDFYIAECINILRDFRDFNENP
- the surE gene encoding 5'/3'-nucleotidase SurE → MNEKPIILVTNDDGIIAPGIRALVHSMNLLGDVYVVAPNKPQSGVGHGITMNTILYCDSVKIDNGNQKEWECSGTPVDCVKLAISDLLPRKPDICVSGINHGSNSSVNIVYSGTVSAVIEASIEGIPSVGFSLLDFDWNADFEPSKKYVSQIVEKILCNPIPEQTITLNVNIPKLKKEEIKGIKICRQAESRWKESFDKRSNPKGRTYYWLVGDFVDLDEKMDTDEWALKNGYVSIVPIQFDFTNYTILNILKSWNFIVLFIFYFVYTNLLSI
- the ruvB gene encoding Holliday junction branch migration DNA helicase RuvB encodes the protein MSSFLERSLTPQKIRDFIGQYEILNNLKIFIQAAKKRKEALDHILFHGPPGLGKTTLAHIVAHELSVNITVTSGAVLDKPGDLAGLLIHLKINDVIFIDEIHRLSPTVEEYLYSAMENYKIDIIIDSGSNAKSVQIDLSPFTLIGATTRSGLLTAPMRSRFGINFRLSYYKKKLLNDIVNRSARLLNTPITEEASYEIANRSRGTPRIANALLRRIRDFAQIKGNGTIDINICNLGLEALHVDKHGLDEMDNRILSYIINHFKGGPVGINTIATAVSENSDTIEEVYEPFLIQEGYLIRTPRGRKATELAYQHIKRNSKKK
- a CDS encoding adenylosuccinate synthase gives rise to the protein MPSNVIVGLQWGDEGKGKITDLLSKNSDYVIRYQGGNNSGHSIHIKNRHFVLHLVPSGVIYSNVKCIVGPGVVVDPKSFIQEIQNLESMGISTSKVFLSKRAHITMPYHNLLDQYQEEALGDKSIGTTHKGIGPTYVDKIARTGIRVLDLLNLEVFYKKLKYNVDFKNQIFTKIFQKNPISFQSIYEEYVEYAKIISDRIVDAVYEIHNAFRNKKKILFEGAQAMLLDINYGTYPYVTTSSTSTGGVCTGTGIPPNFLKNFIGITKAYCTRVGFGPFPTEIKNKMGNIIRQKGNEYGATTKRPRRCGWLDLIALKYSCMINGINYLVITKLDVLSELQTIKICVKYKYDDNIIQYFPSNIEQNVKGVYLDLPGWKEDISHICEYEDLPKNCIKYIRFIEDYLNLEIILISVGSERNQNIIKNKPLFLKIFT
- the purB gene encoding adenylosuccinate lyase; the protein is MEKYKNPLVERYSSKEMLYNFSPKKKFLIWRKLWLYLAEIQKELGLNISEEQIYDLKTHLHNIDWNRVSFYEKKFRHDVMAHLYAFGEKATIARPIIHLGVTSAFLGDNTDIILIRDGLEILLKKLINIIFRLRNFALEYHNTPTLAFTHYQPAQLTTVGKRSSLWLQSLLLDLEELEFRLKNIHFRGVKGTVGTADSFKELFDGDLQKVKDLEKKLSSKFRFKNVFSITGQTYDRKVDAQILNLLSNISQSSHKFSNDLRLLQNLKEMEEPFEKEQIGSSAMAYKRNPIRSERIASLAKYVISLSNSSALVAATQWLERTLDDSANRRLVIGQSFLSVDSILMIWNNILENIVVYPNIIDKHIREELPFLITEYLIVECVKKGADRQDIHERIRIHSMATNDQIKLKGMENDFIKRILDDQKIPIHDEEKIKKIMNPKNFTGFSSDQTLEFIETKVNPILNRFHHLIDYDISNMDKRI
- a CDS encoding phosphoribosylformylglycinamidine synthase, giving the protein MNFRIYIQKRSPFDIDSRKLYNELKHMNISLYNVVIYHIYDIFNINEKLFLESLSKVFVDPVTDILHRNIHLNTSYIEYFTEKYDDRAHAAIQCIKVIDRKSTMVSVKTGQLIKLIGMKKKQDFYKIKKFYSCSSAKNTQNNKNEEKIINNFINFSVEKIKKIHDKWNLSMNINDLLFIQKYFSEEKRNPTPSELRIFDVYWSDHCRHTTFFTTLKNISFYGSLKKTYQNIFRKYLKDRYLIGRSKYPINFMDLSSLPAKILYEKGKLTNYVSSDEHNACIIMINVDFTDKNEKEKWYLLFKNETHNHPTEIDPFGGASTCIGGAIRDPLSGRAFVYQGLRLSGAANPMNSKTIYGKLPQKKICFESACGYSSYGNQVGLPTTHVHEIYHEGYRAKRMEIGMVVGAVPVDFVKQDKPKKGDVILLIGGGTGKEGIGGATDSSKESQEQDYNLQNHNHIKGNPITERKIQRLFRKKEAVSLIKKCNDLGAGGAAVAISELSDSLVLYLDKIPIRDKDTKNIKDIEIALSESQERMAVILDPKDVKKFIFFSREENIMSVPIGEITDNKRIIFYYRKKEIFNVKSSFLNTKGCHKEKVVRVNSPISVSPFNKSKKIIFSKKTFLNTLSELNIASQKSLVEMFDSTVGGTTVLMPFGGRYQMTPSEGSVQKIPVLRGNTNTVSLVSWGFHPEVSVWSPFHGGAYAIVECISKIVSMGGNYRNTYFSFQEYYRKLDDDPENWGKPFSALLGAYHAQMSLELASIGGKDSMSGTYKNLHVPPTFIAFGVSTGLCSNIISPEFKKEGNKIYLYYHNPLDNEMPDFNSIKKAYDQVYEGICSGKIVSVKTIKDGGISVAIANMSFGNRLGAVIDYNDHLLETNIGSLIIESSSSISWNNFIPIGEVISCKHLNFNGIYIDIEESIKSWLKTFYPIFSYTSYKNENEGEKENRIQKQKVENIKQEGKHNPMIWKCKFKKKGKPHVFIPIFPGTNSELESIRAFEKEGATVSTLVFKDLYDKDITESIYHFKKYIETVQIFMLCGGFSAGDEPDGSAKFIVSILHNPYIQDAIKHFLDQDGLILGICNGFQGLIKSGLLPYGKICFRNHNSPTLTYNKIEKHISQCVHIKVTSDRSPWLNGMKNKIYTLPISHSEGRFYANQETINILFERGQIATQYVDLKGKPSLERSYNPNGSVEAVEGLLSKDGKIYGRMTHPERYDHGLLKNIPNIREHSIFKNAVQYFL
- the purE gene encoding 5-(carboxyamino)imidazole ribonucleotide mutase, which translates into the protein MKVAIFFGSISDKSIMKIIAEVLKKFNVSYKSYLISAHRLPDILSNAIKEIESEGTDVIIAGAGLSAHLPGFISSKTILPVIGVPIHCNNNNYGSLGGIDALFSIVQMPKDVPVATVGINNSYNAALLAIHILAIKYKNIRELLIKFRIDKKDKLTSEIKQHLLS
- the purC gene encoding phosphoribosylaminoimidazolesuccinocarboxamide synthase: MIIKKNLLSEGKTKKIYATNNPLEILIHHKDNITALNGLKKNVLQDKGVLNNEITTLIFQFLNSCGVKTHFIRKINNREQLCYKVDMIPLEFVVRNIVAGSMSKRLGVKEGTYLYNPIFEIFYKNDKLKDPLINDHHAVFLKIISYEELNTIYDMTSKINCFIKKYFSDKNIILVDFKIEFGKNHKKEILLSDEISPDTCRLWDKETMKKMDKDSFRIGLQEKIFDIYMEVLKRLNVS